The following are encoded together in the Humulus lupulus chromosome 5, drHumLupu1.1, whole genome shotgun sequence genome:
- the LOC133834270 gene encoding uncharacterized protein LOC133834270, translating into MEMPSNDDLQKPSSPPIDTHQHQDTVVPDVLNHIDEEPPKVEITEIEARGILEIIASTGKFWHEWDKLKATLSFQLKQVLSEYPEAKMTDDQQNASLGETFIELVKRLDEVLHSFDRGPPFTLQRLCEILLNARGIYPNLSKLALALEKNLLVTSMLTISTDPYPQPTTIEPNEPENKPENELEKAIEEPKMESISAQNGVEDATGDKDEVMTEVEEADTVDNMTIDMEALENFVESTETNTAPPSS; encoded by the exons ATGGAGATGCCATCGAACGATGATCTGCAAAAGCCATCAAGTCCCCCCATTGACACCCATCAACATCAGGATACTGTGGTTCCTGATGTGTTGAATCATAT TGATGAAGAACCGCCGAAGGTTGAGATTACCGAGATTGAAGCCAGAGGCATACTTGAAATCATTGCATCCACCGGGAAGTTCTG GCACGAATGGGACAAGTTAAAGGCCACCTTATCCTTTCAGCTGAAGCAG GTTTTGTCGGAGTATCCTGAGGCAAAAATGACGGATGACCAGCAAAATGCTTCTCTAGGAGAAACATTTATTGAGTTGGTAAAAAGGTTGGATGAAG TTCTCCATAGCTTCGATCGAGGTCCTCCGTTTACCCTTCAGAGGCTGTGCGAG ATCCTCTTGAATGCCCGGGGCATTTATCCAAATCTCTCCAAGCTTGCACTAGCACTTGAAAAG AATCTCCTTGTGACATCCATGCTTACCATCTCCACCGATCCATATCCACAACCAACGACAATAGAGCCAAACGAACCGGAGAACAAACCGGAGAACGAACTGGAAAAGGCTATCGAGGAACCAAAAATGGAATCTATTTCTGCACAAAATGGGGTAGAAGATGCGACTGGTGATAAAGATGAAGTAATGACAGAGGTAGAAGAAGCCGATACTGTTGACAACATGACAATCGACATGGAAGCCTTGGAGAATTTTGTTGAATCTACTGAAACAAACACCGCCCCCCCCAGCTCATAA